The genomic stretch AATCGAACGGCTTCAGATCTTCCTCGATCTGGAGGAAGAAGCTCACCACTCTTATCTCCACTCGCCTCGGTTCACGCTCCCTCCATTCGGATCCTCTCGTTTCCCCCAAACCCTCGTTTCGGCGTGTACCGGAGATCCGACCATGGCGGCGTCGATCGGCTTCCTCCCCGCATTCACCATCGGCGACGGGGCGTCTGCCGCCGCGCTCCCCCGCCGGGCTGTGCTTCTCCCCAGCTTCACGCCGCCAAGAAGGTGGGCGGTCGCCGCGGATTCGCACGCGGCCGTGGAGGCGGCGCCGGATGCGACGGGGAAGCGGCGACCGAGGGGCATCACCAAGCCCAGGCCAGTGTCCCCCGAGCTCCAGGCGGTGGTGGGCGAGGCGGAGATCCCGCGGACGCAAGCCCTCAAGAAGATATGGGCTTACATCAAGGAGAACAATCTTCAGGTCCTCTTTTATCCTTCACTTATGATCGTTGTCATCTGGAAGATATTTGAACCGTTTGCTATTATTTCTTGTTCACATGTTACAAGAGGCAATACCTTCACTCTGAACTTACTGTCACGGACGGTCGGtgcgcacccacaacaacttcgttcaacgaaccattcgttgtttttgtttacatgtacagatgcttgacaacatgttttgccttgattttgtattcttttgcttgtaaaaatataagttcgaacataTTACAGCACTATAGTGCAATCGCTCACcgcaccgagcaaaacaacccaaaatgACTTCATTTTCGTGTGtcacgggctgttttctgtagTCCGTTGTcgcacgcgaaacgtcagccatctcagcaccctggaacgcaTCATAGGGGATGAGGTTTTTGTATAGTGTtgagcgttgaacaatcttcacaagttcgtacGTTTTCTTGACAGGAACTTGCCTTTGTGCCCGACAcccagtgagcagttgtttgtggacttgcagttgttcattcaaccctctaaagtccttgtttttttcatttctttattttctctcatgcacacaaggtgctcgctgaattgcttgtaaagcttctttcttcgcgagacgtcgggacttgtccgtcgcttgttcttcaaactaatcaactttctcttttacaagtccttcgggactagagtgaggttgcaaattgatTGACCTTTGCAGACGCATATCGCAAGGACGCGTCAAAACTtagacaattccagctaagtcagaGAAGTTGACGtaagggtgcttcgcgacttacgcaactcaagctaagttcgcgtcttgaccACAAGGGtatctcacgacttaggcaattccagctaagtccatgacattatGGACTCAGGAGTTTGATTTATGTTTCTATAATTTCTTGGGGGATGTGTTGTCTGTTCATTCTCAAATTGTAATTAGTATCCAATGACGATCACTGTCATCGAAGCATTTGTACTAAAAACATGGTATGTTGGCTTTAAAAGAGGAGTCTTTTACAGCATGAGATTCATGAATCCGTTGTCCTTTGAGAGGACACCTGATGGGGCTTGCCCTAAAACTAGTGTATGAGAAGATTTACGATGTTGATTTTTATAATCTTGAATGAACATAGCATGATACCCTCGTAAAGCATGATGACGATGCCGGTGAACATATATACTTGCTTAAGGTTGATGGGTCCTAAAGATATATGCAAGTTTTAAGGATAGTAGAGAACCCATTGAGGCATGCCGGAAAAGAGTTATGGGTGACAAAATTAACACAAGTttgcttttttctttttacaagcCCATAATTATCGATGTGAGGTTATGAACCAATAATCCAGTCATTCCTTCTTTTGCTTGCACCGTTAGAATTTCTGGCCTTTATATCCTCTCTCATTTGGCCTACACCTGTTCTTCCATTATGGTTGTCATGATTATTAAGTTCCCTTCTTAGTTATCTAATACCCTTCTTTCATCCTTGTGTATCTGTTAACAATGTTGCCTTTTGTAGTCAAACCATCATCTTGATTTATGTAACCTGCATAAGACTTTTCTTGTTTTAATATTTGCATTTATGAAGTTGGTCATGAGTATAACCTACTGCAATGCCCGTCTCATGATCTCATCCTAGATTGATGTAAACTGCACCTCTGGCTTTTAGCCTTTTCTTCGTTTTGTTTGACTTCCAGGTTCCCTTACCAGGCAAAGTTCTAGTGTTGTTACTTTCACAGCGCTTTAACTGATGATATTGATAATCTTCTAATAGATACTTTGAGAACATCCTTGAAGTTCTACTACAATAATACTTTGAGCAGCCTTTTAATTCACAATATGACAAGATACTTTTGCCGAACTCTGTGccaatttatcatattgcattttgTTGGCTAAATTTCGTTTTTTAAAAGTATTGAATTTCTGTGATCATATCTTTTCTCCGTACTCTGAACATATACATATTCATGCATCTTAGCCTATGTTGGATGCACACTTGCACATGTACTATCCTGTGATTTGACAATCTGGCCTTTGCCTCATATTACCGTGGTATGTTAACTTCCATTCCTTTTGTCAAAATAAAAACTATGTAGGCAATAGATTCGACACTAATATTTTACTAATCCATGTAATCCTTTATGATGATACTTTTTTAATATGCTTCTATCGTGTACTGTTTGAGATATAATCCTGCATTATATTGGTTGAATACTGGCGAAGCGTCCTGAGGATATGTAGGTGGACACTTCAAACTGTTTGCTGTGTCATGCTTGTGTGTTGGATACCAATGGTTGTCATGTGCTTTCTGGAAAACATTTCACTTTATGTACTGGTGATACTTTGAATAAATCATTTAAGTCAGTATGAACAACATACCTATGTTGGGAATTGCTTCTCCTAACCAGGTCTTTTATGATCGACGAAGGTATATTCTTTTACTCTTAATTTGTATATTTATTTGTGATCATATCCATTCCAACCCATTGTCCATTCTACATTGCAATTTTAAGGAACATGttgaaatgtgtttttttttctgCATTTGTGTGTATAACTGCATGAGTATGCTGTGAAAagtatatttgatgtcttaaagaATTTATTTTGAAGTTTGGAGAATTGAAAACAGGATAATCGTGAAACACATCCATCAGTACCAGCAACCTAACAGAACATACACTTCATGTCGGTATTTCTTGGAAATGTAAACCAATGTTACTGCTGGAAGCAACTTGTCGTCCCTAAATTTCTACATTGTGAATCGTTTTGTGAATCTCAGTCTTAAGAGACTTCAACTACTGAACAGTTGCTGTAAAATCCTTTCTGCAGGATCCAGAAAACAAGCGGATAGTAGTGTGCGATGAGAAGCTAAAGAAGGTGTTCGGAGGAAGGGATCGTGTTGGTTTCTTGGAGATCTCAGGACTGCTTAATCCTCACTTTGCAAAGTGAAATCTTCTGTGGGCATGAACATCACCATATTTAACAATATGTTATAATCTTGACATCGCGATGCTGTGCTGCTTAGCATCAGCTTCTTGATTGATCTAGAAAAGACAGCTTAATGTTTCGCCCTTTATCTGCTATAGATTTGTAGACACGAACTTGTAGTGGTTGAACTATTTGTCTCtcgtcttttctttttttgatgttTTCTTATTCCCCATTTGAGTTACTAGAGTAGCTGAACTGGGTCTAATG from Musa acuminata AAA Group cultivar baxijiao chromosome BXJ1-3, Cavendish_Baxijiao_AAA, whole genome shotgun sequence encodes the following:
- the LOC135634366 gene encoding uncharacterized protein LOC135634366; amino-acid sequence: MAASIGFLPAFTIGDGASAAALPRRAVLLPSFTPPRRWAVAADSHAAVEAAPDATGKRRPRGITKPRPVSPELQAVVGEAEIPRTQALKKIWAYIKENNLQDPENKRIVVCDEKLKKVFGGRDRVGFLEISGLLNPHFAK